One Polynucleobacter sp. SHI8 genomic window, GGGAATGTCAACGGAACTAGCGTACTTATTTATAACTCTGGCAATGCTACTTATCCACCAGGCGCTCTCAATGCAACAGGAAGTGGTGGTTTTAACTTATCCGCCCCTATGACTGGTCCCGATGCAGGTATGTTGTTTTTTCAATCAGCAAATAATACTAATGATATGAATATTAAAGGTAGTGGAAACTCAACACTAAACGGCAATATTTACGCTCCTACTGCTGGGGTTAATTTAACTGGAAGTAGTGGTACAACTCTCCCTATAGGCAAAATTATCGTCAAAAATATCAATTTGAGTGGTAGCGGAAACATTAGCGTTACGAATGCTTTTACTCCTAATGGCGGGTCTAATTCGACTAGACCGGTATTGGTTAATTAAGTAAATTATCGAGTGGGTTTTTAATGGATAAAAATATCTAAATAATTGGAAAAAGTATAAAGCCATTGCATCCATTGTTTTGATGTTATAAAATGGAATTGGATCCGTAATTTTAGTGAATTAATCATCAATTCATAGAACAAAAAGAATATTCATCAAGTCCAAAAAATTTGATTTATATCAAATAAAAAAATAGCATATTTGCTATTGTGGAATCAACCAAGGAGGATGTCATGTTTAAACATATTTTAGCCCCAGTCAGCGGGGACGACTTAACCAAATTAGAACTCAAAAAAATTATTCGCCTAGCGAAGATCGATGGTGCGAAGATTACTTTAGTTTACGTATCTGACCCACTAGGACCGTATATGTATTCAGATATGGTCAATGAAGTAGTCATAAGTGAAAAAGCGCATCAAAAAGCATGTAATGATTTTGCAAAGCACCTCTTTACCAAATCAAAAGCATTGATTCCGGAAGATTTAGAGGTTGGTAGCATTCATGTATTTCATCCGAATATTGCAGATGGTGTAATTGATGCGGCTGAACAAGTAAAAGCAGATGTGATTATGATGGCTTCCCACAAAAGAAAAGGTATTAAAGGATTCTTTTTAAGGGGTGAGGCACATGAGGTTATCTTGCATAGCAAAATACCCGTCTTGATTTTGAATGCCTAAGTAGTTCTAATTACTGTCGTACTGGCTGGGTTAATTCAGATCCAGCCAATCGATACAATTCTTTAATGTTGAGAATTTGTAAATGTTTATTTTTAATTTCAATAATACCTGCTTGAGAAAACTTAGATAAGATGCGGCTAACTGTTTCTATCGTAAGACCTAGGTAGTCGCCGATTTCTTCACGACCCATCGCTAAATTAAAATCAATTGCAGATAGACCACGTTTCACAAGTCGTTCTGATAAATAAATAAATAAATAAGCCAACTTTTCTTCGGCATTCAAACTACCTAAAGTCAGTAAATGACGATGGTCTTGTGTGATTTCACGACTCAAAATTTGATAGAGGTGTCGTTGTAAAGAAGGTATTTTTTGACACAAAATTTCAAATTCTGTGAAATGAATAATACATACTTCACATTCTTCTAGAGCGATGGCCTCTGACTGATAGTGATTATTGCCGATGCCATCGAGTCCTAATATTTCCCCTGGCAAATGAAAACCTATAATTTGGCTTCTACCATCTTGTAAGAGAAGTTCTGTTTTCATGGAGCCAAAACGAATACTATATATAGAAACAAAAGGATCACCTTGACGGTATAAGTATTCGCCTTTTTTGATTCTTAATTTTTGATTAACTAAAATATCAATTTGCTCAGCTTCGTCTTTTGATAGACCGAGAGGGAGGCAAAACTTTCCAATGACACAAGTAGAGCATTTTGCTGCTTGTTG contains:
- a CDS encoding universal stress protein, whose protein sequence is MFKHILAPVSGDDLTKLELKKIIRLAKIDGAKITLVYVSDPLGPYMYSDMVNEVVISEKAHQKACNDFAKHLFTKSKALIPEDLEVGSIHVFHPNIADGVIDAAEQVKADVIMMASHKRKGIKGFFLRGEAHEVILHSKIPVLILNA
- a CDS encoding cyclic nucleotide-binding domain-containing protein is translated as MNPLQQAAKCSTCVIGKFCLPLGLSKDEAEQIDILVNQKLRIKKGEYLYRQGDPFVSIYSIRFGSMKTELLLQDGRSQIIGFHLPGEILGLDGIGNNHYQSEAIALEECEVCIIHFTEFEILCQKIPSLQRHLYQILSREITQDHRHLLTLGSLNAEEKLAYLFIYLSERLVKRGLSAIDFNLAMGREEIGDYLGLTIETVSRILSKFSQAGIIEIKNKHLQILNIKELYRLAGSELTQPVRQ